Proteins found in one Candidatus Zixiibacteriota bacterium genomic segment:
- the gyrB gene encoding DNA topoisomerase (ATP-hydrolyzing) subunit B: MTEKKNQQAYDATSIQVLKGLEAVRRRPAMYIGDVSQRGLHHMVNEVVDNSVDEAMAGFCDKIEVEILGDGSVKIVDNGRGIPVEKHPDQKISALEVVMTQLHAGGKFDHKSYKVSGGLHGVGVSVVNALSKHFWVEVIRDGKVYRQEYERGAALKPVKEVGKSKKTGTTVCFFPDPEIFSNTEFRFGIIESRLRELAFLNEGLKIDLYDRREGKEREAHFHYKGGLSAFVEYLNENKTPLFKKPLHFKSVKDGVDVEIALAYNDGYSESVYSYVNNINTIEGGSHLTGFRTALTRTINNYASRNNLLKKDSVTLVGDDSKEGLAAVISVKVVDPQFEGQTKTKLGNSEVKGIVESITNEQLGAQLEENPSIGKKIVDKLILAATAREAARKAKELTRRKTALDSASLPGKLADCSSNEPDLCEIYIVEGDSAGGSAKQGRDRRFQAILPLRGKIINVEKSRIDKILGNEEIRSLITALGCGIGEDFDAGKARYHKIIIMTDADIDGSHIRTLILTFFFRYMRDLIDRGYMYIAQPPLYKLKHGKKEQYVYSDEEKERVLKTFPSTGVNIQRYKGLGEMNPEQLWRTTMDPESRTLLQVTLDDAAEADHIFATLMGTEIDPRREFIQQNARYVRNLDI; the protein is encoded by the coding sequence ATGACCGAGAAGAAAAATCAGCAGGCTTACGATGCCACCTCGATCCAGGTACTCAAAGGCCTCGAAGCGGTACGTCGCCGTCCCGCCATGTATATCGGCGATGTCAGCCAGCGCGGTTTGCATCACATGGTCAACGAGGTGGTCGATAACTCGGTCGACGAGGCGATGGCCGGGTTCTGTGACAAGATCGAGGTCGAAATCCTCGGCGACGGCTCGGTCAAGATTGTCGATAACGGCCGCGGTATCCCGGTCGAGAAGCATCCCGATCAAAAAATCTCCGCGCTCGAAGTGGTCATGACCCAGCTTCACGCCGGCGGCAAGTTCGACCACAAGAGCTACAAGGTCTCAGGCGGCCTGCACGGGGTGGGCGTCTCAGTAGTGAACGCGCTTTCGAAACACTTCTGGGTGGAGGTGATCCGCGACGGCAAAGTGTATCGCCAGGAGTACGAGCGGGGTGCGGCGCTTAAACCGGTCAAGGAAGTGGGCAAGAGCAAAAAAACCGGCACCACGGTTTGTTTCTTCCCCGATCCGGAGATCTTCTCCAACACCGAGTTTCGCTTTGGCATTATCGAATCGCGTCTGCGTGAACTGGCGTTTCTGAACGAAGGGCTCAAAATCGACCTGTATGACCGTCGCGAGGGGAAAGAACGCGAGGCGCACTTCCACTACAAGGGTGGGCTCTCGGCGTTTGTCGAATACCTGAACGAGAATAAAACGCCGCTGTTCAAGAAGCCGCTGCATTTCAAGAGCGTCAAGGACGGGGTCGATGTCGAGATCGCGCTCGCTTATAACGACGGCTACAGCGAGTCGGTGTACTCGTACGTGAATAACATCAACACGATCGAGGGCGGCTCGCATCTGACCGGTTTTCGCACGGCGCTGACCCGCACGATCAACAACTATGCATCGCGCAACAATCTCCTCAAGAAAGACAGTGTCACGCTGGTCGGCGATGACTCCAAAGAGGGCTTGGCGGCAGTGATCTCGGTCAAAGTGGTCGATCCGCAGTTCGAGGGCCAGACCAAAACTAAATTAGGCAACTCCGAGGTCAAGGGGATTGTTGAATCGATCACCAACGAGCAGCTTGGCGCGCAGCTCGAAGAGAACCCGTCGATCGGCAAGAAGATTGTCGACAAGCTGATTCTGGCCGCCACCGCGCGCGAGGCGGCCCGCAAAGCGAAGGAGCTCACCCGCCGCAAGACTGCGCTCGACAGCGCGTCGCTGCCGGGCAAACTCGCCGACTGCAGCTCGAACGAGCCCGACCTGTGCGAGATTTATATTGTGGAGGGCGATTCTGCCGGCGGTTCCGCCAAGCAGGGGCGCGATCGGCGGTTCCAGGCGATCCTCCCGCTGCGCGGCAAGATCATCAATGTCGAGAAATCGCGGATCGACAAGATTCTCGGCAACGAGGAAATCCGCTCGCTCATCACCGCGCTCGGGTGCGGGATCGGCGAGGATTTCGACGCCGGCAAGGCGCGCTACCACAAGATCATCATCATGACCGATGCCGATATCGACGGTTCCCATATCCGCACGCTCATTCTGACATTCTTCTTCCGCTACATGCGTGACCTGATCGATCGCGGCTACATGTATATCGCGCAGCCGCCGCTCTACAAGCTCAAGCACGGCAAGAAGGAGCAGTACGTTTATTCCGACGAAGAGAAAGAACGCGTGCTCAAGACCTTCCCAAGCACCGGTGTCAATATTCAGCGTTACAAAGGTCTGGGCGAGATGAACCCGGAGCAGCTCTGGCGCACGACTATGGACCCGGAGTCACGCACTCTTTTGCAGGTCACGCTCGACGATGCCGCCGAGGCGGACCACATTTTTGCGACTCTGATGGGGACAGAGATCGATCCCCGCCGCGAATTCATCCAACAGAACGCGCGGTATGTGAGGAATTTGGATATTTAG
- a CDS encoding DUF721 domain-containing protein, translating into MAALNHLHRNSTKPVPAAGIVDRIVTSLGLAQRYYGWMMVSRWPEMVGEYYARKSRAFRFEEGVLYVAVEDASWRQQMAMDTERILTIIHGYPHGQVVKDLRLVMGEKRIHSDAD; encoded by the coding sequence ATGGCTGCCCTGAATCACCTACACCGAAACTCGACCAAACCCGTCCCCGCGGCCGGGATCGTGGACCGTATTGTCACGTCTTTGGGCCTGGCCCAGCGATATTACGGCTGGATGATGGTCTCGCGTTGGCCGGAGATGGTCGGCGAATACTACGCCCGCAAGAGCCGCGCCTTTCGTTTCGAGGAGGGCGTCTTGTATGTAGCGGTCGAGGATGCCTCCTGGCGCCAGCAGATGGCCATGGACACGGAAAGAATACTCACGATCATCCATGGATACCCGCATGGCCAGGTAGTCAAGGACCTGCGCCTGGTGATGGGCGAAAAAAGGATACACTCCGATGCCGACTGA
- the rpmA gene encoding 50S ribosomal protein L27, with protein MAHKKGVGSSRNGRDSNGQRRGTKMFSGQAVKAGSIIVRQCGTPIRAGANVGMGHDCTLFAKIDGVIRFERVGKTGKQVSVYAA; from the coding sequence ATGGCACACAAGAAAGGCGTCGGCTCGTCGCGAAACGGCCGTGACTCTAACGGTCAGCGGCGCGGCACCAAGATGTTCAGCGGTCAGGCCGTGAAGGCCGGCTCGATTATCGTGCGTCAGTGCGGCACCCCGATTCGCGCGGGCGCAAATGTCGGCATGGGGCATGACTGCACGCTGTTCGCCAAGATCGACGGCGTCATCAGATTTGAGCGGGTCGGCAAGACCGGGAAGCAGGTGTCGGTCTACGCGGCTTAG
- a CDS encoding class I SAM-dependent methyltransferase, translating to MRTKRSRHERGVSNEAAVARYWSRRLKHAGPLAAVLTYDAPPAINRAYDRWERESLLRQLPASLDGKTALDLGCGSGRVAVLLAGRGATVTGVDISPVMLEACRTAARRARVSRRLTLIESSVSKLIPNLGKFDIVTCFGLLEHLWPKERHRCLHVALANLNKSGRIFLVVNNPDGVFLRTRKSGSDRRVAGHYVSMVGLRWLEKFCNANGAAMTVLAANPFYAWLHYGLLKGLAVSFPEAELNRLAQVVTPLDLAATLRGPLPYALASHFMVELRRRGV from the coding sequence TTGCGCACAAAGCGGAGCCGGCACGAGCGTGGCGTAAGTAATGAGGCGGCTGTTGCCCGGTACTGGTCGCGCAGGTTGAAACATGCCGGTCCACTCGCGGCGGTGCTTACCTACGATGCGCCACCGGCAATCAACCGCGCCTATGATCGCTGGGAGCGCGAAAGCCTGTTGAGACAGTTACCGGCATCACTGGACGGTAAGACAGCGCTCGACCTGGGCTGCGGCAGCGGCCGGGTCGCCGTGCTGCTGGCAGGGCGTGGCGCGACTGTGACCGGGGTCGATATCTCCCCGGTGATGCTCGAGGCCTGTCGCACCGCCGCGCGACGGGCACGGGTTTCTCGAAGACTCACCCTGATAGAATCCTCTGTGAGCAAGCTCATACCCAATCTCGGAAAATTCGACATCGTTACCTGTTTTGGCCTGCTCGAACATCTTTGGCCCAAAGAGCGCCACCGTTGCCTCCATGTCGCTCTCGCGAATCTGAACAAATCTGGTCGGATATTCCTTGTGGTCAACAATCCGGACGGTGTTTTTCTAAGAACACGGAAAAGCGGCTCGGATCGGAGAGTAGCAGGGCATTATGTATCGATGGTAGGACTCAGGTGGCTGGAGAAGTTCTGCAACGCAAACGGTGCCGCCATGACCGTGCTGGCGGCTAATCCGTTTTACGCCTGGCTGCACTACGGACTTCTGAAGGGCTTAGCGGTGTCGTTCCCGGAAGCGGAGCTGAATCGCCTGGCGCAAGTGGTGACACCACTCGATCTGGCTGCAACCCTTCGCGGCCCGCTCCCCTACGCTCTGGCCAGTCACTTCATGGTCGAATTGCGTCGGCGCGGTGTATAG
- a CDS encoding glycosyltransferase family 87 protein, whose translation MPGIIVSRMPPPGASRFRKILTAVVITVAAGSLLLFYYQSVRNYFKFAEIDFTSYLRASAWFFSAENPYQEVTRRYLYPLFLLVVVYPFTLLQQGPLGKSVSISVWSLGAVATFLATMAATWKHQFNLASKRSALRANLLPAALLVLMLHPFLQDEFLNSQANLYVLGCIAAYFFFLERDRQFWATLFLAAAASIKVAPALCLLYAVVSKQFRTPVYFVVLVVAFN comes from the coding sequence ATGCCCGGCATCATAGTTTCGAGAATGCCTCCCCCGGGCGCGTCCAGATTCCGCAAAATCCTGACCGCAGTCGTAATCACAGTTGCCGCCGGGTCGCTTCTGTTGTTCTACTATCAATCCGTTCGGAACTACTTCAAGTTTGCCGAGATCGATTTCACTTCGTACCTGCGGGCCTCAGCGTGGTTTTTCAGCGCCGAAAACCCGTACCAGGAGGTCACGCGACGCTACCTTTATCCCCTGTTCTTGCTGGTCGTAGTGTACCCGTTCACTCTGCTGCAACAGGGGCCATTGGGAAAGTCGGTGTCGATATCAGTGTGGTCGCTTGGGGCGGTGGCGACTTTTTTGGCAACCATGGCCGCAACATGGAAACACCAATTCAATCTGGCGTCAAAACGGTCAGCGCTTAGAGCAAATCTTCTGCCCGCGGCGCTGCTGGTACTGATGCTACATCCGTTCCTGCAGGACGAGTTCCTCAACAGTCAGGCAAATCTATATGTGTTGGGTTGCATCGCCGCTTACTTCTTTTTCCTGGAAAGAGACCGTCAGTTCTGGGCGACACTGTTTCTTGCTGCAGCGGCCTCTATCAAGGTCGCGCCCGCGCTCTGCCTTCTGTACGCGGTTGTGTCGAAACAGTTCCGCACGCCGGTGTACTTCGTAGTGCTCGTTGTCGCGTTCAATTAG
- a CDS encoding ATP-dependent Clp protease ATP-binding subunit, with protein MNEMFTEAARKAIEYARDEASRLKHDYIGTEHLLLGLIRLGEGLAVEIIANLGLELEDLKASIEEVVQPSGGTMTMGQLPLTARAKKTLEVSGQEARALKSKDIDTEHILLALLKDEEGVAAQVLSTYEIDYKEAYEELKNIHSGKPSSFKKKRKKSKTPALDHFGRDLTEMARRGKLDPIIGRENEIERVCQVLSRRKKNNPVLIGEPGVGKTAIVEGLAQRVVEGNVPQTLENKRVVTLDMASLVAGTKYRGQFEERLKAVMNEIINADDVIIFIDELHTIVGAGGAEGSLDASNIFKPALSRGELRCIGATTLNEYRKFIEKDGALERRFQTVMVDPPSEADTIRILKGLREQYEKHHQLHISDEAIDAAVHLSNRYISGKFQPDKAIDLIDEAGSRAHLSTYTRPDEFSAAESRLGELQARKEDAVKNQAFETAAKLRDEIKAEKEKLTKLQADWEFQRQKEQITLTSDDVAAVLSKITGIPLFRLEEKESRRLLRMEDELRKTIVGQDEAIAIIAKAIRRARAGLSDPGRPIGTFMFLGPTGVGKTELARQLAKFLFDDAESLVRIDMSEYMEKHAVSRMIGAPPGYVGYEEGGQLTEKVRRKPYSVVLLDEIEKAHPDVFNILLQLFDDGQLTDSFGRKVDFKNTVIIMTSNIGTKRIRDDKTVGFDSASVDESFDGMRKKILEEVKKLFNPELLNRIDETIVFQKLTREHIGQIIDILVIDFAKQLAEKGISFRLGADAKEFLIKQGYDPTYGARPLKRALQRFLEDPLAEEILKGQYAGDCDLLVGSDDKRLTFTFNRPEHPHHPETKAPEAVG; from the coding sequence ATGAATGAAATGTTCACAGAGGCCGCAAGAAAGGCGATTGAGTACGCCCGCGACGAGGCCTCGCGCCTGAAGCACGACTACATCGGCACCGAACACCTTTTGCTCGGCCTGATCCGACTCGGTGAGGGCCTGGCGGTCGAGATCATCGCCAATCTCGGTCTGGAACTCGAGGACCTCAAGGCGTCGATCGAGGAAGTGGTCCAGCCCTCGGGCGGCACCATGACCATGGGGCAGCTCCCCCTGACTGCTCGCGCCAAGAAGACGCTCGAGGTCTCCGGCCAGGAGGCCCGTGCCCTGAAGTCTAAGGACATTGATACCGAGCATATCCTGCTCGCCCTGCTCAAAGACGAGGAGGGGGTGGCGGCGCAGGTGCTTTCGACCTACGAGATCGACTACAAAGAGGCGTACGAAGAGTTGAAGAACATTCATTCAGGGAAGCCGTCATCGTTCAAAAAGAAGCGCAAGAAATCAAAGACTCCGGCGCTCGATCATTTCGGACGTGACCTGACGGAGATGGCCCGCCGCGGTAAGCTCGACCCGATTATCGGCCGCGAAAACGAAATCGAGCGGGTTTGCCAGGTGCTGTCGCGACGCAAGAAGAACAACCCGGTCCTGATCGGCGAGCCGGGGGTGGGCAAGACCGCGATTGTGGAAGGCCTCGCGCAGCGCGTGGTGGAGGGTAATGTCCCACAGACTCTCGAGAACAAGAGAGTCGTGACGCTCGATATGGCGTCGCTGGTCGCCGGCACCAAGTACCGCGGCCAGTTCGAGGAGCGCCTCAAGGCGGTCATGAACGAGATTATTAACGCCGACGACGTCATTATCTTCATTGACGAGCTGCATACGATTGTCGGCGCGGGCGGGGCCGAGGGCTCGCTCGATGCGTCGAATATCTTCAAGCCGGCGCTCTCGCGCGGCGAGCTGCGTTGTATCGGCGCGACTACTCTTAACGAGTACCGCAAGTTTATCGAAAAAGACGGCGCGCTGGAACGTCGATTCCAGACCGTCATGGTCGACCCGCCGAGCGAAGCGGACACGATTCGCATTCTGAAGGGTCTGCGCGAGCAGTACGAGAAGCATCATCAGCTTCACATTTCGGACGAAGCTATCGATGCCGCCGTGCATTTGTCCAATCGGTACATCTCCGGGAAATTCCAGCCCGATAAGGCGATCGACCTGATCGATGAGGCCGGATCGCGCGCGCATCTGTCAACCTACACCCGCCCGGACGAATTTTCCGCGGCCGAGTCACGCCTGGGTGAGTTGCAGGCGCGCAAGGAAGACGCGGTCAAGAACCAGGCGTTCGAGACTGCCGCCAAGCTACGTGACGAAATCAAGGCGGAAAAGGAGAAGCTGACAAAGTTACAGGCCGACTGGGAGTTCCAGCGCCAGAAGGAACAAATCACGCTCACATCGGACGATGTAGCGGCGGTGCTCTCCAAGATCACCGGCATTCCGCTCTTTCGTCTCGAGGAGAAAGAATCGCGGCGGCTTCTGCGCATGGAGGATGAACTGCGCAAGACCATTGTCGGGCAGGACGAGGCGATTGCCATAATCGCCAAGGCGATTCGCCGCGCCCGCGCCGGGCTCAGTGATCCGGGGCGGCCGATTGGGACGTTCATGTTCCTCGGTCCCACCGGAGTCGGCAAGACCGAGCTCGCCCGCCAGTTGGCGAAGTTCTTATTCGACGACGCCGAATCGCTGGTGCGTATCGATATGTCCGAGTACATGGAGAAGCACGCCGTATCCCGCATGATCGGCGCGCCTCCGGGATATGTCGGCTACGAAGAAGGCGGCCAGTTGACCGAGAAAGTGCGCCGCAAGCCGTACTCGGTGGTGCTGCTTGACGAGATCGAGAAGGCGCATCCCGATGTGTTCAATATCCTGCTGCAGCTTTTCGACGACGGGCAGTTGACCGATTCGTTCGGACGCAAAGTCGACTTCAAGAATACCGTCATCATCATGACGTCGAACATCGGCACCAAGCGGATTCGCGACGACAAGACGGTCGGTTTCGATTCCGCGAGCGTCGATGAGTCTTTCGACGGCATGAGGAAGAAAATCCTTGAAGAAGTTAAGAAGTTGTTCAATCCGGAACTGCTCAATCGTATCGACGAGACGATTGTATTCCAGAAACTGACGCGCGAACATATCGGGCAAATCATCGATATACTGGTGATCGATTTCGCCAAGCAGTTGGCCGAAAAGGGAATTAGTTTCCGTCTCGGCGCCGATGCGAAGGAATTTCTCATCAAGCAGGGCTACGACCCGACCTACGGCGCGCGTCCGCTCAAGAGAGCGCTTCAGCGGTTTCTCGAGGATCCGCTGGCGGAAGAGATTCTCAAGGGGCAGTATGCGGGCGACTGCGATCTGCTGGTCGGCTCAGACGATAAACGTCTGACGTTCACGTTCAACCGTCCCGAGCATCCGCACCATCCCGAGACCAAAGCTCCCGAAGCAGTGGGCTAG